CTCTTCCCATGGTCCATACTCGGCGACGCGTTATTCCGTTGTTGTGCATGGCTTGATTCATAATGGTAGTCAgactcaaaatcatccaaatttttaTACATCAAAAAATAATTATCGCAATATATTTTTTACCTGGATATTATTAATAACCATGATGACACCTAgattaagaaaaaagaaaatagaaggAATGGAAAATAGAAGATCTTTGTTAGACGTTTTCTGTCACCAtcaataaattttttcaaaGCTTTACTCCTTGGCATGAATATATGAAAGCGAATAATAATTGAAAGGAGCTTTGAAATTAAAAGTTTATAGCTCTCAACGCGCAGCAACGCGGTCTTGGCTGTGCCAACTTCATAATTGATTTTTCTGTAATGAACGCTAACGTTTGCCAGCTAAATACTACGTTTGCCATCTGACTTACAGTTGTTTATTTTACTTTTCTAGGATACTTCTTCGAGAGCACACGGACAAGAATTTAAGCAGCCATCAACCATATAAAGCCTTCATTTGTCTACTCCCAAGCATAGCAAACTGAATACGCAAAAATCTCTCCTTACTTCTGAAGCTCTCCACTTTTCTTGTCCGAGTAAAAATGATCTCCCTTGCCTTCTTTAAAGCTTCATTCCTCCTGCAGTTTACCATAATTGCATCATTTCTACTCGCTGCCTATGCTGGTAATTTTTATCAAGATGTCGCCCAGACTTTTGGGGATCAGAGGTTTAAGATTCTTGAGGGCGGCCAACTTCTGACCTTGTCCTTGGACAAAACTTCGGGCTCTGGATTTCAGTCCAAGAATGAGTATTTGTTTGGAAGATTCGACATGCAACTTAAGCTCATACCAGGCAACTCTGCTGGAACCGTCGCCACATTTTATGTAAGTccgaaaattttccattttttagtAACTTAGGATTGTTCTTTCCATTTCACACAAAATTGCACCATCTTTGGTACTCAGCTCACGAGGGATTGTACCTTCTTGTGCAGTTATCATCCCAAGGACAAGGACATGATGAGATTGATTTTGAGTTCTTGGGAAACTCTTCTGGACAGCCTTACACAGTCCACACCAACGTTTATGCTCAAGGAAAAGGTGGCAGGGAACAACGGTTTCGCCTGTGGTTCGATCCCACAACATCCTTCCACACCTATTCAATTGTTTGGAATCCTCAAAGGATCATGTAAGCCCTTTCCATCATTTCATCATCTTATTCAATTCACTGCTctgcttgaaaaaaaaaatcttgttgCTTAGcagtttttttctttattattattaaatgagtttgtggaatttttattttaatcagATTCTTGGTGGATAACATACCAATAAGAGTATTCAACAATCAAGAATCAAATGGAGTACCATACCCCAAGAACCAGGCCATGAGAGTCTACTGCAGCTTGTGGAATGCAGATGACTGGGCTACACAAGGTGGCCTTGTTAAGACTGATTGGACGCTTGGCCCATTCACTGTTTCTTACAGAAACTTCAATGCAAATGGATGTGTTAAGGTACCTGGATCATCAGCCTGCGGTTCCACAAATTCATTGAACAATGATCAGGCATGGCAAACTCAAGGGCTTGATGCTAAGGGGAGAAACAGGATTCGATGGGTTCAGCAGAAATTCATGATCTATAATTATTGTAGTGATGCTACCAGGTTTCCACAGGGCTTTCCTAGTGAATGCAGGGGCTCTAGGTTCTAGATTGCTCGACGGTTGTTTTTCtgtgtaaacatcaaaagtggAATTCTTTATTCATTTTGTAAACTTTCAACAGATTTGTGAAATTCTTTATTCTTTGTAACTTGTAgaatgagaaaaaaaatgttgaTTAGATATTATTTTTTGAGTAAAAGTCGAAACAAGTGTGAACATGAATAAAATCTTTCTTACAAATTGTTCGAGTCTGAACATGAATAAAATCTTGCGAgtctttcttattttttgtcTGCAATTATTCAAGTGTGAACATGGATAAAATCTTTCTTACAAATTGTTCGAGTCTGAACATGAATAAAATCTTTCGAgtctttcttattttttgtcTGCAATTATTCAAGTCTGAACATGAATAAAATCTTTCTTGTAACCAAAATGTTCAAGCATCAGTTTTTCATCACATTGCATAGTATCCCTTTTATCTTTAGCCCTCAAAAAGTTCCATTGAATCTCATCTTCAAGAATGCTGATACATGGGGTTCTAATGGCTTGCCTAATCATGGAAGCCTCTCAATCACATGGTTTTTAAAAGGTTTAAGCGTTTTAAAAGTTAAAGCTTTCAAAACAAGAGAGTAATATTTGCAAGCTAGCTAAGTTTAAATAACTTGAcgttttctttactttattaTTTGCAGAAGCTGAATAAACATATAGAGATTAAAAACGGAAGAACAAACCAAAAGTTATGTATGAATGCCAAAAGTTATGGTCTTTGGTCCTAAATGAATAAAGTTCCAAAGAAACCGAAAAATTCTTAACGGTTAAGGTTATAGTTCGACGAATTAAAAGTTTTGGATTCAATTCACTTATTAAATCCCCCGCCTCACTTATTAAATACCATCACTCCACTGCTAAAAATTGagcaaagaaaaacagaaagtTTTTAGGCATCAGGCTTATAATTTCAAGAAAAGGTAGACGTTGtgtcaaaaatgaaaatcaaatcACAAATATGAGAATTGAGTGAAGATGATGGCAACTACATAACTTAAAAGTAGGGGCAGCATTATGGAGAATTTTCAAAGGAGTTGAGTGCTGATATTGTCAAAACATCCAACAGTCAGTTAACAGTGTGGTAGAATGAGAATGGGAGAATTTTACTTCTCCTCAGTAGCCCCTCCCCACCTACATCCAGCGTATACAATTCAAGAGCTTGGGCCATTTCTAATGTCGCTAAATCTCGATTTGTTTGGTAGTCTTCTTGACCAGCCACTGTTGCTGATTAATTCCAGGTCTGGATTGTTTGGCAGTTTTGACCACTTCATTCGTATGGTAAGGTCAATGGGGAAAATCCCATTCCCAACACAGGTCATGTTCAAaaaccatggttcaaagtcgccgTCGCGGTTTTGCGGTTGCCGTCGCGGCCTAGACCAttccacatcggtctcggcATATCGGTCGCGGTCTCGGCGAGACGcgaatttttaaaatatataatattctaaaaattgtaaaaaatatgataaacaaaaataattaaaaaataataaaaataataaaaattcgaaTTGACTCGGGATGACTCGAAGTGACTCGATGAGACTCGGCCGTTTCAACCCTTCACGGTGACGTCTCGGCGAGTCACGTATCTCGGTATCGTTTTGTCGCGGTCTCGTCTCGAACTAGGTcgagacggtgacgactcggccgagtcgtctcaGTCTGGGCCGAGTCTTCGAACCATGCTTCAAactcaattgaaaaaaaaaaaaaaaatttcttaaagcCACAAAACTAGAAATGCTTGGggaaaccaagaaaaaaaatttaaagatcTTTGAATTGGTGAACTAGCTGAATTAAGTATTAGCATGCTAGGAAAGCCCTTGGAACTTAACAAAAACTAGTCAtgtcccttttttcttttttctggtTCAAGAAAGACGCTTTACAGGACAGAAGGAAGCTTGAGAATCCGATACAGACCTCACATTCAATATATATCTTCACTAGTTAACTGGGTTTTGaggacaaattaaataaatgtcAACTTCTGGTATCAACTTTGTACAACTAATAATACATCTGTAATGAACACTAGCGTTTGCCAGCTATAGCCTATGCTGCGTTTGCCATCTTATTCGCAGTTGTTTGTTTTACCTTTCTAGGATACTTCCTCGAGAGAGCACACGGACAAGAATTATGACTTTTGTGCTAGGAAACCATCGACTATATAAAGCCTTCTTCATTAGCCTACTCCCATGCAAGACAAATCTCTTCTTTCTTCAGAAATTCTGAGACTTCCTAGCCAAGTAAAAATGATCTCCGTTGCCTTCTTTAAAGCTTCAATCACCCTGCAAATATCTGTAATTGCATCACTTTTACTAGCTGCCTCTGCTAGTAACTTTTACCAAGATGTCGACCAGACCTTTGGCGATCAACGGTTTAAAATTCTTGAGGGTGGCCAACTTCTAACATTGTCCTTGGACAAATCTTCAGGCTCTGGATTTCAGTCCAAGAATGAGTTTCTATTCGGAAGATTCGATATGCAACTTAAGCTTATACCTGGCAACTCTGCTGGCACTGTAACCACATTCTATGTAAGTCCGAAAATCTTAAATATTTGGTAACTTAGGGATGtatgttttttcaattttcccGCAAAACTGCACCATCTTTTGCACTTCGCTAATGAAGAATTGTACCCTTTCGTGCAGTTATCATCCCAAGGACCAGGACATGATGAGATTGATTTTGAGTTTTTGGGGAACTCTTCTGGACAGCCTTATACCATTCACACCAATGTTTATGCTCAAGGAAATGGTGGCAGGGAACTACAGTTTCGCCTGTGGTTTGATCCCACAACATCCTTCCACACCTATTCAATCGTTTGGAATTCGCAAAGGATCATGTAAGCCCTTTCATCATATTCAATtcacttctctctctctctctctctctatatatatatatatatcttgcaGCTTCGAAGTTTTTCTACTACGTAACTAATTGTTTTCTGGAAATTTGTTTCAATCAGATTCTTGGTGGACAACATACCAATAAGAGTATTCAACAATCAAGAGTCAAATGGAGTACCATACCCCAAGAACCAGGCCATGAGAGTCTACTGCAGCTTGTGGAATGCAGATGACTGGGCTACACAAGGCGGCCGTGTTAAGACTGATTGGGCACTTGCCCCATTCACTGTTTCTTACAGAAACTTCAACGCAAATGGATGTGTTAAGGTGCCTGGATCATCAGCCTGTGGTTCCACAAATTCATTGAACAATGATCAGGCATGGCAGTCTCAAGGGCTTGATGCCAAGGGGAGAAACAGGATTCGATGGGTTCAGCAGAAATTCATGATCTATAACTACTGTAGTGATGCTACCAGGTTTCCACAAGGCTTTCCTAGTGAATGCAGGGGCTCTAGGTTCTAGATTGCTCGAAGATTGTTTTTCTTTGTAAACATAAAAAATGGAATTCTTTATTCGTTTTGTAAAATTTCAACAGATTTTGTGAAATTCTTTATTCTTTGTAATTTGTGGaatgaaaataaattttgattgcATGTAACATTGTTTGAATAAAAGTTGAAATAGattctattttattttctagTTCGAGTATTTTTCTTGTGACCGTCATACACCCTAAAATAAGTCTTTAAGACTTCATTTAAGCATAATCTGAATATATTCAAATTTTTGGACAAACATTTTGAGTCTTAATCTTCTGAGATGTCCCTAGccttaaatttatttataactaaaaaagaaatacaagaaATTTCTCCACAAGCATTTGATCAAAAAAGAACATAATTTTACAATATATCTACAAAGGGGCATATTTATAGAGAGGTTTCATGcaaattgagtttttttttttaatctgatGACGTTGTCAAAACGTCGGTTAATCTGCCAGATTGGCAGTTTTATTTATCCTTTTAGGCCCTTTTGAAGTAGCAAAAGATATTAATAAGTATGGCTACTTTGGTCGGTTTGACTAATTTACTTGACAATCGTTTTCCAATTGGGAATCGTTTATCACTCTCAGAACTTTGATAAAAAGTGATCAAAACTAAGTTTGCAAAATTAGGCTGGGCTAATTAagctaagaaaaaaaaaactggtcCCGAATTAAAAATATTACTTGCAGTGCTGCAAAAGGGTGTAGAACGAATTTATTTCTTTGACTTTTTGTGTATAACAAAGTTAaaatatttccttttttttttctttttgatgcAGTATAATTATATACAAGTTTTCATTGAGGCATTTGAGGAAAGATGTGAAATCCCTCTAGTTGTTTACATTATTTAGGAAGTTATCAATCATTTTAATAGTTGGTGTATTATGAACTCCAACACCTATTGAGCGATCCAAACAACTAGAACGATTTGAATGAATTTCAAATCATTTATCAAATTTCTCGATCCAAACAAAATAACAGTACATGTGAGAACTACTGTAAATTAAATAGTGCCAATCATAAAAATGCTAACTACATATAAGTTTTTGGTGTGGACCATTTGGTATAAATACGAAATTCCACACTGTCACATTGGACAATTTTATACGAATTTAGTAAACTTTAGCcgagaaattttaaatttttctaaACAACTAACACTTGGATCCATTTTTTTTGCACGTGCCCTAAGGGCTAGGGCACAAACAGAAGaacccatttattttattaaattaaTGTTTAAGTAATAAGCCATGGCAAGAATATGGCTTTGTTAGCCAGTGTGTcacctttcttttattttattttattttattttttaatttacagGGAAGGTCCACCCTGGCTGTTAGGCATGAACGCGGAAGCTTTCACATCAAAGTTAGCTCTCCCCATGGCCATGGTCCATACTCCATGCTTGGCAACGCGTTATTCCGTTGTTGTATCTTCTTTACAACTACTACTACAGAATAAATCAACACTGCAATTGCCAACTCTGCTACTTTTGTGCCATCTGATTTACAGTTGTGGCCTGTGGGTGGCTTCTCACTTTCTCTCCCTTTCTAGGATACTTCCTCAGGAGCTAGCTAGCTATCATGTGACCTTTGTATTAGGTAACCAACAACTATATAAAGCCTTCGTTGCGCTAGAACCCAACCATTGCAAACCAGAAatcattttctcttctttccttcAAACATCCTACCAAGGCTACTGCAAGCTTTTCCTGATCCCGAGTGAAAATGTTTCCCCTTACATCGTCTAAAGCTTCATTCCTGCTACATTTCTCTCTAATTGCCTCACTTCTGCTGGCTGCCTCCGCTGGTAACTTTTACCAAGATGTCGACCAGAATTTTGGGGATCAACGGTTTCAGATTCTTGAGGGTGGCCAACTTCTTACGTTGTCCTTAGACAAGTTATCTGGTTCTGGATTTCAGTCCAAGAATGAGTATTTATTCGGGCGATTTGATGTGCAGCTCAAGCTTATACCTGGCAACTCTGCTGGCACAGTCACGACCTTTTATGTAAGTCCAAAAATATTCCAAATTTGCTaaattttgacatattttcaGTTTCTCATGAAACTGCATTGTATGGACTCCCCAATGTCTAACCAAgaaactcttttctttttgacagtTATCATCTCAAGGATCAGCACATGATGAGATTGATTTTGAGTTCTTGGGCAATTCTTCTGGACAGCCTTATACAATCCACACCAATGTTTATGCTCAGGGAAAAGGTGGCAGAGAACAACAGTTTCGCCTGTGGTTTGATCCCACAACATCCTTCCACACCTATTCAATTGTTTGGAATCCTCAAAGGATCATGTAAGCCCTTTTCATCAATTCGTTGTCTTATTCATTTCACTTCTCTTCCTTTACACCTTGCAGCTTAGAAGTTTTTCTACGACGTAACTAATTTTTCTCTGGAAATTTATTTAAACCAGATTCTTGGTGGACAACATACCAATAAGAGTATTCAACAATCAAGAATCAAATGGAGTACCTTACCCAAAGAACCAGGCCATGAGAGTCTATTGCAGCTTGTGGAATGCAGATGACTGGGCTACACAAGGCGGCCGTGTTAAGACTGATTGGACACTTGCCCCATTCACTGTTTCTTACAGAAACTTCAATGCAAATGGATGTGTTAAGATACCTGGATCGTCAGCCTGCGGTTCCACAAATTCATTGAGCAATGATCAGGCATGGCAAACCCAAGGACTTGATGCTAATGGCCGCAACAGAATCCGATGGGTTCAACATAAATACATGATCTATAACTACTGCAATGATGCTTCCAGGTTTCCACAAGGTTTTCCATCGGAATGCAAGGGTTCTAGGTTCTAGCTTTCTCAAAAGTCTTCCTTTGTAAACATCAGTTCAAAATTCTTTATTCATTTTGTAAATTTAGCCCAGGGTAGAAAAAATTCATTATTCTTTT
Above is a genomic segment from Coffea eugenioides isolate CCC68of chromosome 5, Ceug_1.0, whole genome shotgun sequence containing:
- the LOC113770806 gene encoding probable xyloglucan endotransglucosylase/hydrolase protein 23, which codes for MFPLTSSKASFLLHFSLIASLLLAASAGNFYQDVDQNFGDQRFQILEGGQLLTLSLDKLSGSGFQSKNEYLFGRFDVQLKLIPGNSAGTVTTFYLSSQGSAHDEIDFEFLGNSSGQPYTIHTNVYAQGKGGREQQFRLWFDPTTSFHTYSIVWNPQRIIFLVDNIPIRVFNNQESNGVPYPKNQAMRVYCSLWNADDWATQGGRVKTDWTLAPFTVSYRNFNANGCVKIPGSSACGSTNSLSNDQAWQTQGLDANGRNRIRWVQHKYMIYNYCNDASRFPQGFPSECKGSRF
- the LOC113772019 gene encoding xyloglucan endotransglucosylase/hydrolase 2-like yields the protein MISVAFFKASITLQISVIASLLLAASASNFYQDVDQTFGDQRFKILEGGQLLTLSLDKSSGSGFQSKNEFLFGRFDMQLKLIPGNSAGTVTTFYLSSQGPGHDEIDFEFLGNSSGQPYTIHTNVYAQGNGGRELQFRLWFDPTTSFHTYSIVWNSQRIIFLVDNIPIRVFNNQESNGVPYPKNQAMRVYCSLWNADDWATQGGRVKTDWALAPFTVSYRNFNANGCVKVPGSSACGSTNSLNNDQAWQSQGLDAKGRNRIRWVQQKFMIYNYCSDATRFPQGFPSECRGSRF
- the LOC113772017 gene encoding probable xyloglucan endotransglucosylase/hydrolase protein 23, whose translation is MISLAFFKASFLLQFTIIASFLLAAYAGNFYQDVAQTFGDQRFKILEGGQLLTLSLDKTSGSGFQSKNEYLFGRFDMQLKLIPGNSAGTVATFYLSSQGQGHDEIDFEFLGNSSGQPYTVHTNVYAQGKGGREQRFRLWFDPTTSFHTYSIVWNPQRIIFLVDNIPIRVFNNQESNGVPYPKNQAMRVYCSLWNADDWATQGGLVKTDWTLGPFTVSYRNFNANGCVKVPGSSACGSTNSLNNDQAWQTQGLDAKGRNRIRWVQQKFMIYNYCSDATRFPQGFPSECRGSRF